In [Clostridium] cellulosi, one genomic interval encodes:
- a CDS encoding ABC-2 type transporter (High confidence in function and specificity) — translation MKIVNSIKVFRHYQYLLQQLIARDFKVKYKRSFLGVAWSVLNPLFTMIILDVVFQELFNLGKSSVRNYPVYLLSGIVLFNFFSEATTLSNGAIVGNFNLLTKVYIPKYIFPMSKVLSSAINMVFSLIALYLIVGEEAIRTHLMHKPEIELVNITWTHLLLPYVLVCMVIFCIGLGLLLSSLTVFFRDMFYIWGVVLTAWNYLTPIMYAESFVEKSIFYPVMKVIFHINPLYYFVKYAHTVILYNTVPSLKLHLECLACAFIMLIIGVLFFRSKQDKFIYYI, via the coding sequence TTGAAGATTGTCAATAGTATAAAAGTGTTCAGGCACTACCAATACCTGCTTCAGCAGCTGATTGCAAGGGATTTCAAGGTCAAATATAAAAGGTCCTTTCTGGGTGTTGCGTGGAGTGTTCTGAATCCGCTTTTTACAATGATAATTCTTGATGTGGTCTTTCAGGAGCTCTTTAATCTGGGAAAGAGTTCGGTGAGAAACTACCCTGTTTATCTGCTTTCTGGTATAGTCCTTTTCAACTTTTTCAGTGAGGCAACAACCCTTTCCAACGGTGCTATTGTAGGCAATTTTAATCTGCTAACCAAAGTATATATCCCGAAATATATATTTCCCATGTCAAAGGTGCTATCGTCGGCAATCAATATGGTTTTCTCACTAATCGCCCTTTACCTTATTGTCGGCGAGGAAGCAATACGCACCCACCTGATGCACAAACCGGAGATTGAGCTTGTCAATATCACATGGACGCACCTGTTGCTTCCATACGTTCTTGTATGTATGGTCATATTCTGTATCGGCCTCGGGCTGCTGTTGTCGTCACTTACAGTATTTTTCCGGGATATGTTCTATATATGGGGCGTTGTTCTTACCGCGTGGAACTATCTGACGCCAATCATGTATGCAGAGAGTTTTGTTGAAAAATCCATCTTCTATCCGGTTATGAAGGTGATATTCCATATTAACCCGCTTTACTACTTTGTCAAATACGCACATACAGTCATCCTTTATAACACGGTGCCATCATTGAAGCTCCATCTTGAATGTCTTGCGTGCGCATTTATAATGCTTATAATCGGCGTCCTTTTCTTCCGCTCAAAACAGGATAAGTTTATTTACTACATTTAA